TGCGGAGTACAGGGGGATTGAGGGCTGCACCAGCGCCAATGCCCAGCCGAATGTGCAGGCCTGCGCCTTCGGCTGTCTGGGGTTCGGCGGCTGTGTGCGCCGGTGCCGGTTTGACGCCATTCATATTATCGACGGACTGGCGGTGATTGATTATGACAAGTGCACCGGATGCGGGGCCTGTGTGGCGGGCTGTCCGCGCGGTTTGATTGAGATGGTGCCTTTCACGCACGAGATGATGCTGGTGGCGGCCTGCAGCAGCAGGGAGAACGGCAAGACGACGCGGGCGATGTGTGCGGTCGGCTGCATCGGGTGCGGTCTATGTGCCCGTCAGAGCGATGTCTTTACGGTCAAGGACAATCTGGCCCGGGTGGATTATGCCCGCTATCAGCCCAGTGAGGCGACGGAGGCGGCCCGTCAAAAGTGTCCGACCAAGGTGATTGTCTTTCGGGGCAAAGGGGCGCCTGCGGACGAAAAGGTTTCCAAAGCGCC
The sequence above is drawn from the Anaerohalosphaeraceae bacterium genome and encodes:
- a CDS encoding RnfABCDGE type electron transport complex subunit B, coding for MIAATGMQVVWLSALLLTGLGVVFAVVLLAASIKLKVQEDPKVEQIHAVLPKVDCGACGFAGCSSYAKAVAADASLIGRCSPGGAATAAKIAAVLNLQISEGGAPKRPIIHCRACKQDKTFYAEYRGIEGCTSANAQPNVQACAFGCLGFGGCVRRCRFDAIHIIDGLAVIDYDKCTGCGACVAGCPRGLIEMVPFTHEMMLVAACSSRENGKTTRAMCAVGCIGCGLCARQSDVFTVKDNLARVDYARYQPSEATEAARQKCPTKVIVFRGKGAPADEKVSKAPAAAGAAS